The following is a genomic window from Candidatus Omnitrophota bacterium.
GATTTTCTTCGCTTTGAGCAGCCATTCCATTTCCTTATAAATTCGTATTTCTTCTCTTCATACGGCTAAATAGTTACGAAAATGGTTACTCTTCAAAGTGATGCGAGCAAAGCATCGGAGATTACTGCATTGGCCGCCCTCAGTTTTGACGAAAAAACGAATCTCTTATGTTGACCCTTGGCTGCTAATCGCTATTGTAAGGATGATATCAATAAAGCGGCCAGGCGCCAATTTCCGATTCTTCCCGCGGATCGTAGACGGTTACCCGCAATAAATCTTTGGCATTCCCGGATTGCGGATCGTTGGAATGTTCCAAGAAAACGGCCCATAGCTCGCATACGCCAGTTTCTTTCGGGCGCCAGGAAATCCAGGCGTAATTGTCCTCGCGCAATCCATACAAGGTTTGGATTCCGATCGTCTCCTCCTTCCGTAAAGACGACCGGTCGTGAAATACGACAAATCCGCTCTTCGTTAAGTAAGTTCCTTCGCAATGGATCTTTGCCCGCAAGTCGTATTTCGATCCGAGAGGGATGCGAATTTCGCCGGAAGATAGCAAACCGGCGCCGGTTTGAATCGCAAGGGAATCTTCGTGGAGAAAGATTTGCGGAGACGAACCGTATGAAGGAGGTTCGGCGCCAACGATTCTTTTCCCAACAAAATAACACGAGTTGTGGGGAAAATATCCTTCGTTGTTTCCATGATAGAGCCGTCCTTCTTTGTCGGTCCACCCGTCGGCGTTTGGATGTTCTTCGTCTTTCCATTCGTGAATTTCGTTGGGAATCGCGTTCTCCGGGTCGACGGTTACATAGATGCGATAGCCCAGGTTGCCGTCTGAGGGCAATCCAAAGCCGGTTGTATCCCAGACGACGCTGGCTTCTTTCTTCTCCCGCGCGGCCAGGGAAGTTACCGTGGTTTCGCCGATGAAGATTCTTTCTTCCGAGGCTTCCACCCGTTGGCTTGGATCGAATAGAACCGCTTCGAAGCGAACATGGAAGGGCGCGTTCATGATGTCTACGAGACTGAGATTGTAAACTCTCGCCGCCAGTTCGATTTTATCGCCTTCTTCAATCCCCGTTCCCGGATGGAGGACTTTCTCGTCCGAATTCGAATTCACGGCATACATGAAAAAGCCTTGCATCGCCATGCGCGTCTCTTCCTGGTTCAAATGCCAGGTTTCAAATTCGTATTGATCGGCGTAAGTGGGTTCGAAGCGATTGGGCAAAGCCAAAGCCGGATCGGGACGGCTTCCATAGTACCAATACCAAGCGTTTCCCAGCGAGCGGAAATCGACGGCGAAAGCGGTTTTCAAACCGCCTCCCTTGCTCATGACATAGACGGCGGGAACATAGGAAAAGGTCCAATCGCTCGTGAAAGGGGTTTCCGGTTGTTCGATGCGGATCCCTTTGCTGGAGGCCTGTTCGTTCTTGGCGATTTTGTTGTCGCCCCAATTCTTGTATCGATCGAGAGCCAGGGTAAGCGATCCTTCGATTTCCCCCGTAATCTCCCCCGAACGAGCTTTGGCCTTGTACCCTACTTGCAAATCGTAATTTTGATTGAATGCGTTCTCATGAATCGTTTCGTCGCTCTCCGCCGTCTTTTGCGAGAAATTGACCTTGATTTCCGCTTGATTGCTGGAATAGGTAAAATGGATTAGATCGTTCCAGGTTTGTTCAATTTCTTCTTCCTTGCCGTCCTTCAACACTTTGTAGGATCCCATGTCGGCGGGGAAAGATGGCGAGAAGTCGGGATAGGAAAACAAGTTACGATTGATATGAGAGGGTTGGTAGAAATCATGGACATGCGCCTGACCGGCAAAACGATACTTGGGACCAGGCAGCACAACATCCTGAAAGAGATAATTTCCGTTACTGTCTTTTTGATTAACCAATGGGTAGCGCCAGACATCGATCAATTGAATTTTTCCATATAGAATATCGTCTTCATTGGCTTCAAACGCCAGTTCTTGAGTAGTGGCTTGATATTCCTCGTCCATGTGTTCCTTTTTCGTTGTCCAATCCCAGCCAAGTTTCTCAGACGCTTCAATGGACAATTCCGTCTTTAACCAAATGTTATCTTCCGTCAATGTCCCTTTAGCCGAAACTTGTTCTGACAATCCCCATGTGACGGACGAGTGTTCGGTCGATTCGATCGATTCCAACTTTTCCTCTTCGTAACTGTACGCCGTCTTGAAGAACCGGTAGGCGTTGACGTTTTTTATTCCCCACTTATTGTTATCGTTTTCCCATTCTTTATAATCGAGAGGCAAATAATCGAGGTGTTTCGGGGGTTCCTGAATAATCGTTTGGGCGGATATAAAATCTTCCAGGACCAGATGAACGGGCGCGCCGAGAATCAGGGAGTCGCCGTCGGCGTCGTAACGCAAGACGGCGATTCGGGAATTTCCGTTAATCCCAGGGAAGACATTATTTTCGAGTATTTTCGGATTTCCCTTGGCGTCTGTCGAGAAAAGAAATATATACTCATTGGCCTCCGAATAAGCGACGAGTATTTCCTCCATATTCGAAGGAACATTTCCCTCCGGCGATTCCATAAAATTCCCCGCTATACAATCCACTCCATGAAATTCGTTTGACAAATTGGTAGGAAAAAGAGTATATTCGCCGACGTTCGTCAACGAAAATAGTCGATCCGCTTGAACGATATGAACGGCGATTTTGGATTTGTATCCGGCAATGGGCAGCCAATCCGCCGTAATGACCGCCAATTGCTTCCGAAGGGCATCATAGCCCTGTTCCGG
Proteins encoded in this region:
- a CDS encoding VCBS repeat-containing protein, translating into MNANQGRWTISILILLALPSMTIAQDDQYEKTGPRPGEENPYKTEEDSNLYRDDEGVFFLSGDKTISLTKLWISESSGKIDSGKCETRTEAVNDPAFKIVKAAAGRFAPEYEQIARAFFLDKEKFCIEILNKDLTAETKLSMLIGDFNTGLFEIASGNFFPNQDADEEYHDEILYVHYAAKGNYFSLRLYDRKLNLLPAFAGDGDGSDPHLGKYVCANSNAPIGIRIEKGDFNNDGHLDFVLVYATEKNGFVIQSYTFDPDDSLYHREEPMIADLNQSCNDNIFDTAAGDFNGDGLADLAVFYTDQLRLYAVDANNADVKTGRIDPVKFLFQQKEDFSTSVFINVRMTAGFFVYDPEQGYDALRKQLAVITADWLPIAGYKSKIAVHIVQADRLFSLTNVGEYTLFPTNLSNEFHGVDCIAGNFMESPEGNVPSNMEEILVAYSEANEYIFLFSTDAKGNPKILENNVFPGINGNSRIAVLRYDADGDSLILGAPVHLVLEDFISAQTIIQEPPKHLDYLPLDYKEWENDNNKWGIKNVNAYRFFKTAYSYEEEKLESIESTEHSSVTWGLSEQVSAKGTLTEDNIWLKTELSIEASEKLGWDWTTKKEHMDEEYQATTQELAFEANEDDILYGKIQLIDVWRYPLVNQKDSNGNYLFQDVVLPGPKYRFAGQAHVHDFYQPSHINRNLFSYPDFSPSFPADMGSYKVLKDGKEEEIEQTWNDLIHFTYSSNQAEIKVNFSQKTAESDETIHENAFNQNYDLQVGYKAKARSGEITGEIEGSLTLALDRYKNWGDNKIAKNEQASSKGIRIEQPETPFTSDWTFSYVPAVYVMSKGGGLKTAFAVDFRSLGNAWYWYYGSRPDPALALPNRFEPTYADQYEFETWHLNQEETRMAMQGFFMYAVNSNSDEKVLHPGTGIEEGDKIELAARVYNLSLVDIMNAPFHVRFEAVLFDPSQRVEASEERIFIGETTVTSLAAREKKEASVVWDTTGFGLPSDGNLGYRIYVTVDPENAIPNEIHEWKDEEHPNADGWTDKEGRLYHGNNEGYFPHNSCYFVGKRIVGAEPPSYGSSPQIFLHEDSLAIQTGAGLLSSGEIRIPLGSKYDLRAKIHCEGTYLTKSGFVVFHDRSSLRKEETIGIQTLYGLREDNYAWISWRPKETGVCELWAVFLEHSNDPQSGNAKDLLRVTVYDPREESEIGAWPLY